In Halobaculum limi, one DNA window encodes the following:
- a CDS encoding ABC transporter permease has translation MNPLDRLWGLFPAMLMARRNVSRARTRSILAVAAIVIGVVAIGAIGAGGVAFKESQLDTLGTIGADVQVFAGEDNENGYLTESDVGTIDRVSGTAEIVPLRQENAEVLDDGAAAGSATLYGVDDPGGLYEVREGSIPANWRNGLLVGSTLADRYDLRPGSKVTLRRTSVEDGQVQTTTESYRVKAILAQEGQAAIANPNDAFVLPPSEFDGDRYAQVIVRSEDATVANETAMSIKRTFNGRRQIVGVFERGDVAEQIDEAFRLINLFLVGIGAISLVVAGVSIANVMLMAAIERREEIGVLRAVGYEKSDIVRIMLAEAALLGIGGSLLGGALALGVVAIINDALLGAAFGFSWEGLQYVVGGMAFGIIASILAGIYPAWAAARKRPVEALRG, from the coding sequence ATGAATCCGCTTGACCGCCTGTGGGGACTGTTCCCTGCGATGTTGATGGCGCGGCGCAACGTCTCGCGTGCGCGAACACGGTCGATCCTCGCGGTCGCGGCCATCGTCATCGGCGTCGTCGCCATCGGCGCTATCGGCGCGGGCGGCGTCGCGTTCAAGGAGTCGCAACTGGACACGCTCGGCACCATCGGCGCCGACGTCCAGGTGTTCGCGGGCGAGGACAACGAGAACGGCTACCTCACCGAGTCCGACGTCGGGACCATCGACCGGGTGAGCGGCACGGCAGAGATCGTACCGTTGCGACAGGAGAACGCCGAGGTCCTCGACGACGGCGCGGCGGCGGGCAGCGCCACACTCTACGGCGTCGACGACCCTGGAGGACTCTACGAGGTCCGCGAGGGGTCGATTCCCGCAAACTGGCGCAATGGCCTGCTCGTCGGCTCAACGCTGGCCGACCGGTACGACCTCCGCCCGGGGTCGAAAGTGACGCTTCGGCGCACCAGCGTCGAGGACGGACAGGTGCAGACGACGACCGAGTCCTACCGCGTGAAGGCGATACTCGCCCAGGAGGGGCAAGCCGCCATCGCCAACCCGAACGACGCGTTCGTGTTGCCGCCCAGCGAGTTCGACGGTGACCGCTACGCGCAGGTGATCGTCCGCTCAGAGGATGCGACCGTCGCCAACGAAACGGCGATGAGCATCAAGCGCACGTTCAACGGCCGCCGACAGATCGTCGGGGTGTTCGAACGCGGCGACGTGGCCGAGCAGATCGACGAGGCGTTCCGCCTCATCAACCTCTTCCTCGTCGGCATCGGGGCCATCTCACTGGTCGTCGCCGGTGTCTCCATCGCGAACGTGATGCTGATGGCAGCTATCGAGCGTCGTGAAGAGATCGGCGTCCTCCGAGCGGTGGGCTACGAAAAATCCGATATCGTCCGGATTATGCTCGCGGAGGCGGCGTTACTCGGCATCGGTGGGTCGCTGTTGGGCGGAGCGCTCGCGCTCGGTGTCGTCGCGATCATCAATGACGCACTCCTCGGTGCGGCGTTCGGATTCTCGTGGGAGGGACTGCAGTACGTCGTCGGCGGGATGGCGTTCGGCATCATCGCGAGTATCCTCGCGGGTATCTACCCCGCGTGGGCAGCGGCCCGAAAACGACCCGTGGAGGCGCTTCGTGGGTGA
- a CDS encoding ABC transporter ATP-binding protein: MSGRRFRTDGGEQPFGEAVGEAAAAGDADTDANADTPTAAVDPVIQGRDVVKEYVTGGETVRALRGIDFRVDPGEFVAIVGPSGSGKSTLLNMLGLLDVPTSGVVELDGVDVETFDDAERTRRRKKTIGFVFQSFHLIPTLTAVENVEVPRLLDRTPKRTRETAADLLDRMGLGDRLDHYPDELSGGQKQRVAIARSLVNEPRLLLADEPTGNLDRETGDQILAEFDAITDEGVAVVTVTHDDYVAQFADRVVNLIDGTVREDAEAVTG, from the coding sequence ATGTCCGGACGTAGGTTCCGAACCGACGGCGGCGAGCAACCGTTCGGAGAAGCCGTCGGCGAGGCTGCCGCCGCTGGCGACGCAGACACGGATGCGAACGCCGACACACCGACCGCCGCCGTCGACCCGGTCATCCAGGGTCGCGACGTGGTGAAAGAGTACGTCACCGGCGGCGAGACGGTGCGGGCGCTGCGCGGCATCGACTTCCGGGTCGACCCCGGCGAGTTCGTCGCCATCGTCGGCCCCTCGGGGTCGGGCAAGTCGACGCTGCTCAATATGCTGGGCCTCCTCGACGTGCCCACCAGCGGCGTCGTCGAGTTGGACGGCGTCGACGTTGAGACGTTTGACGACGCTGAACGTACCCGTCGTCGAAAGAAGACCATCGGCTTCGTCTTCCAGAGTTTCCACCTCATCCCGACGCTGACTGCTGTGGAGAACGTCGAAGTCCCTCGACTGCTCGACCGGACGCCGAAGCGGACGCGGGAGACAGCGGCCGACCTCCTCGACCGGATGGGGCTGGGCGACCGCCTCGACCACTACCCCGACGAACTCTCCGGTGGGCAGAAACAACGGGTTGCCATCGCCCGGTCGCTCGTGAACGAACCGCGACTCCTGCTTGCGGACGAACCGACGGGCAACCTCGACCGCGAGACGGGTGACCAGATTCTCGCGGAATTCGACGCCATCACGGATGAAGGCGTAGCCGTCGTCACCGTCACCCACGACGACTACGTCGCGCAGTTCGCAGACCGCGTCGTCAACCTCATCGACGGTACCGTCCGAGAGGACGCGGAGGCAGTCACCGGATGA
- a CDS encoding IMP cyclohydrolase — MYIGRFVVVGPKVGAYRVSSRSFPNRQVTRRGDDTLTVVPTADAEETDNPYVSYNCARTAGEGVVVGNGSHVDPIAEKYDRGYPARDALVEALHAMDYEKDDYDTPRVAGVVEEDAGYIGIVRRDALVVREVDEPHIVATYEEDDPRAFEFEPRTAVAAARTVYGLDYEHAVCAAGVHVGEEAVSFGIENGEE; from the coding sequence ATGTACATCGGACGCTTCGTCGTTGTCGGCCCGAAAGTAGGTGCATACCGCGTCTCCTCGCGGTCGTTCCCAAACCGCCAGGTGACTCGCCGCGGTGACGACACGCTGACGGTCGTGCCCACGGCCGACGCAGAGGAGACGGACAACCCGTACGTCTCGTACAACTGCGCTCGAACCGCCGGCGAGGGCGTCGTCGTCGGCAACGGGTCGCACGTCGACCCGATCGCAGAGAAGTACGACCGTGGGTACCCCGCTCGCGACGCTCTCGTGGAGGCGTTGCACGCGATGGACTACGAGAAAGACGACTACGACACGCCCCGCGTCGCGGGCGTCGTCGAGGAGGACGCGGGCTACATCGGCATCGTCAGACGGGACGCGCTAGTCGTTCGGGAGGTCGACGAACCACACATCGTCGCCACGTACGAGGAGGACGACCCGCGGGCGTTCGAGTTCGAACCTCGAACTGCCGTCGCTGCAGCGAGAACCGTCTACGGCCTCGACTACGAACACGCCGTCTGTGCCGCCGGCGTCCACGTCGGCGAGGAGGCAGTGAGTTTCGGCATCGAGAACGGCGAGGAGTAG
- a CDS encoding metallophosphoesterase family protein, whose amino-acid sequence MRLGVVSDVHGNRIALDAVLDDMPPVDGLVCAGDVVGYNPWPAACLERVRDCGVPTVMGNHDRAVATGTAFRFNQMASAGVEYARERLDDDAIEWLASLPDRRTVADGRVAVVHGHPADPDRYTYPDDFSGDLLDVAADRLGVDAGELDALILGHTHVQGYEVFPEGVVCNPGSVGQPRDGDPRAAYAVLDVAERTVEQRRVEYDIDAVADAVEEAGLPERIGSRLYDGK is encoded by the coding sequence ATGCGACTCGGCGTCGTCTCGGACGTCCACGGCAACCGTATCGCTCTCGACGCGGTCCTCGACGATATGCCGCCGGTCGACGGGCTCGTGTGTGCCGGCGACGTGGTCGGGTACAATCCGTGGCCAGCAGCGTGTCTCGAACGCGTGCGTGACTGCGGCGTGCCGACGGTGATGGGCAACCACGACCGCGCGGTGGCGACGGGGACGGCGTTCCGATTCAACCAGATGGCGAGCGCCGGCGTCGAGTACGCCCGCGAGCGACTCGACGACGACGCTATCGAGTGGCTCGCATCGCTCCCCGACCGGCGAACCGTCGCCGACGGGCGGGTCGCGGTCGTCCACGGCCACCCCGCAGACCCCGACCGCTACACCTACCCCGACGACTTCTCGGGCGACCTGCTCGACGTGGCCGCGGACCGCCTCGGCGTCGATGCCGGGGAACTGGACGCGCTGATCCTCGGGCACACGCACGTACAGGGGTACGAGGTGTTTCCAGAAGGCGTCGTCTGCAATCCCGGGAGCGTGGGCCAACCCCGCGACGGCGACCCGCGGGCGGCGTACGCGGTCCTCGACGTGGCGGAGCGAACGGTCGAGCAACGGCGCGTCGAGTACGACATCGACGCCGTCGCCGACGCGGTCGAGGAGGCCGGGTTGCCCGAGCGGATCGGGAGTCGGCTGTACGACGGAAAGTGA
- a CDS encoding DUF2391 family protein, whose protein sequence is MVGRSRRFALADTAQQIVGGFLLAGPFVVTDEVWGLAVGMEWYQAVTTAVIVFLVGYGALYKADDDRDPDREAEVGGIPLRFVSLIAVSYLSVLILALSFDAPATLIPNHVEGPISFRDQVYITLKAMSVGAVFSVIGAATADSIY, encoded by the coding sequence ATGGTCGGACGGAGTCGGCGGTTCGCCCTCGCGGACACCGCCCAACAAATCGTCGGTGGCTTCCTCTTAGCCGGGCCGTTCGTCGTCACCGACGAGGTGTGGGGGCTCGCCGTCGGAATGGAGTGGTACCAGGCGGTGACGACCGCTGTCATCGTCTTCCTCGTTGGCTACGGTGCGCTGTACAAGGCCGACGACGACCGCGACCCGGACCGCGAGGCCGAGGTCGGCGGCATCCCGCTCCGGTTCGTCTCGCTCATCGCCGTCTCGTATCTCTCGGTGTTGATCCTCGCGCTGTCGTTCGACGCACCCGCGACGCTCATCCCGAACCACGTCGAGGGACCGATCTCCTTCCGTGATCAGGTGTACATCACGCTGAAGGCGATGAGCGTCGGCGCTGTCTTCTCGGTCATCGGGGCGGCGACGGCCGACTCCATCTACTGA
- a CDS encoding aspartate kinase, whose amino-acid sequence MRVVAKFGGTSLGSGERVERAADSIAAAVDAGHEIAVVASAMGSTTDDLLDEITFDVDDKDRAEIVSMGERTSVRMLKAALAARGVNALFLEPGREDWPVVANEAGEVNVEATKERAAALAAEMDNTVPVITGFLAETLDGEVTTLGRGGSDTTAVMLGKYMDADEVVIVTDVEGVMTGDPHVVEGARNVASITVDELRNLSFRGAEVIAPSALVYKDEGLNVRVVHYQHGDLLGGGTRIEGSFENLIDMREDPLACITVAGRAIRNRPGILADLSQSLRGESINIDAVASGMDSVTFYVDVDISERAEAALHDEVVVGDGSLSSVSVEGDYAVVRVMGGELPNRPGVISDIVGPIADAGINVHDIITSATSVAIFVSWDDREEVLKIVQDEF is encoded by the coding sequence ATGCGCGTCGTCGCCAAGTTCGGCGGAACCTCGCTCGGGTCCGGCGAACGCGTCGAACGCGCCGCCGACTCCATCGCCGCGGCCGTCGACGCGGGCCACGAAATCGCCGTCGTCGCCAGCGCGATGGGGTCGACGACCGACGACCTCCTCGACGAGATTACGTTCGACGTCGACGACAAAGACCGCGCAGAGATCGTCTCGATGGGCGAGCGAACTTCCGTGCGGATGCTCAAGGCCGCGCTCGCCGCCCGCGGCGTCAACGCCCTTTTCCTCGAACCCGGACGCGAGGACTGGCCGGTCGTCGCCAACGAGGCCGGCGAGGTCAACGTCGAGGCGACGAAAGAACGCGCGGCGGCACTGGCGGCGGAGATGGACAACACGGTTCCGGTCATCACGGGCTTTCTCGCGGAGACGCTCGACGGTGAAGTGACGACGCTCGGGCGCGGTGGCTCCGACACGACCGCCGTGATGCTCGGGAAGTACATGGACGCCGACGAAGTGGTCATCGTCACCGACGTCGAGGGCGTGATGACCGGCGACCCCCACGTCGTCGAGGGTGCACGCAACGTCGCCTCCATCACCGTCGACGAACTGCGGAACCTCTCGTTCCGCGGCGCGGAGGTGATCGCACCGTCGGCGCTCGTGTACAAAGACGAGGGCCTCAACGTTCGTGTCGTCCACTACCAGCACGGCGACTTGCTCGGCGGTGGCACCCGAATCGAGGGGAGTTTCGAGAACCTCATCGATATGCGCGAGGATCCGTTGGCGTGCATCACTGTCGCAGGGCGAGCAATCCGGAATCGGCCGGGCATTCTCGCGGACCTCTCGCAGTCACTTCGCGGCGAGAGCATCAACATCGACGCCGTCGCCTCCGGGATGGACTCGGTGACGTTCTACGTCGACGTCGACATCTCTGAACGCGCGGAGGCAGCCCTCCACGACGAAGTCGTCGTCGGTGACGGGTCGCTGTCGTCGGTCAGCGTCGAGGGCGATTACGCCGTCGTGCGCGTGATGGGCGGAGAACTCCCGAACCGACCGGGCGTCATCTCCGACATCGTCGGCCCCATCGCCGACGCAGGCATCAACGTCCACGACATCATCACCTCGGCCACCTCCGTCGCCATCTTCGTTTCGTGGGACGACCGCGAGGAAGTGCTCAAAATCGTGCAAGACGAGTTCTGA
- a CDS encoding DUF7090 family protein, producing MDYTLAVGDTETTIPGGTGVLLLHPSIGETDRIDTDFLKADTDNFLVVSTRTTAREVEQKLEHYDVDESRAEILDTISVERGYSRRSADHFHYVSSPDDLDGVVSQIESFLGSHAGKRRVSIDSLTELAYYADVDGVYDATIEILDLLDEHEAVGLFHLSHEVHDAAVLERFRDLFDVVIDLTDDGEVTVELPEE from the coding sequence ATGGACTACACGCTCGCCGTCGGCGACACCGAGACGACGATTCCCGGCGGGACCGGGGTACTCCTACTTCACCCGAGTATCGGCGAGACCGACCGCATCGACACGGACTTCCTGAAGGCCGACACCGACAACTTCCTCGTGGTCTCCACACGGACGACCGCTCGCGAGGTCGAACAGAAACTCGAGCACTACGATGTCGACGAGTCGCGTGCGGAGATTCTGGACACCATCTCCGTCGAACGAGGCTACTCGCGCCGGAGCGCCGACCACTTCCACTACGTCTCCTCGCCCGACGACCTCGACGGCGTCGTCTCACAGATCGAGTCGTTCCTCGGCTCACACGCCGGCAAGCGTCGCGTCAGTATCGACTCGCTCACCGAACTGGCGTACTACGCCGACGTCGACGGCGTATACGACGCCACCATCGAGATTCTCGACCTCCTAGACGAACACGAGGCGGTCGGTCTGTTCCACCTCTCTCACGAAGTACACGACGCGGCCGTCCTCGAACGGTTCCGTGACCTGTTCGACGTGGTGATCGACCTCACCGACGACGGTGAAGTGACGGTCGAACTGCCCGAAGAGTGA
- a CDS encoding DUF7089 family protein — protein sequence MAGFERRSLGSSVDAAREAYASDCVVLDAAADFETLPPEAAEELGLVVDSLDPAAYPTEWLPENAPAQLRRYAGSDFTIGMPGDGTVVWTRQTVPPTVLVKKRSEGTPADFLEFLLGEAFVELSLDVPEHFLPFFGESYRELDAATPLGPNETYQLAAALFDAWVGLQTREVFRDWEADHPDLYAAWVDAGERLTGRLDGLSGEVARGDLSFTAATEYACAAVKHDLHLPAPFSALDTGAYRDHGPDYAVRWAAKTFEKLAE from the coding sequence ATGGCCGGCTTCGAGCGCCGTTCGCTCGGGTCGTCCGTCGATGCCGCCCGCGAGGCGTACGCCTCCGACTGCGTCGTCCTCGACGCAGCGGCCGACTTCGAGACGCTTCCACCCGAAGCCGCGGAGGAACTCGGCCTCGTAGTCGACTCGCTCGACCCCGCGGCGTATCCGACTGAGTGGCTTCCAGAGAACGCCCCGGCGCAACTGCGACGCTACGCAGGCAGCGACTTCACTATCGGGATGCCCGGCGACGGCACCGTCGTCTGGACGCGACAGACCGTCCCGCCGACCGTGTTGGTGAAGAAACGGTCCGAGGGGACGCCAGCGGACTTCCTCGAGTTTCTGCTCGGGGAGGCGTTCGTCGAACTGTCGCTGGACGTGCCCGAACACTTCCTGCCGTTCTTCGGGGAGTCGTATCGCGAACTCGACGCCGCGACGCCGCTGGGCCCCAACGAGACGTACCAACTCGCGGCGGCGCTGTTCGACGCGTGGGTCGGACTCCAGACGCGCGAGGTGTTCCGCGACTGGGAGGCGGACCACCCCGACCTCTACGCCGCGTGGGTGGACGCGGGCGAACGACTCACCGGCCGCCTCGACGGCTTGTCTGGTGAGGTCGCACGCGGCGACCTCTCGTTTACCGCGGCGACAGAGTACGCCTGCGCTGCCGTGAAACACGACCTCCATCTGCCCGCGCCGTTCTCGGCGCTAGATACCGGGGCGTATCGCGACCACGGCCCCGACTACGCGGTTCGCTGGGCAGCGAAGACGTTCGAGAAACTGGCCGAGTGA
- a CDS encoding MATE family efflux transporter: protein MLSSLRERAQAALSVFPSLLASLGLLDQKKGEEAFDLAVPVMVTGGLRTLLRVADFLMVGTYAGGAAIAALEFGFQYYFIPFGLALALTSGTISVVSRLQGADDPAEANFAIKQSLWIALALAIPITVFTHLYSEALVGVLTNDPRTIELGGAYLRVVMYSVAFRFWSMIAARALAGSGDTRTPMYVRLLTLPTNVGLNAALIFGLGPFPELGVVGAAWGTFAATTLAGVVFAWALLSGRYSVRLPIRGKQWDTDIARELVRVSLPLAGTRLSRTFGRFPFLFILGVLGTDVVAAYAIGRRVMLLALMPAWGYSTAASTLVGQALGAGEEEEADEYGWQALRLALATQLLIGAVIVVAARPLAAAFGSESLDLTVTFIRVFGLGVAGFAVARTMRGGLRGAGDTRWPLYGGLLGTYAVRLPLAVLALPAGYAVTVLSGPLASTLGLESVTVSLPGMGLGLVAVYAAIVADLYARAVVNLARYYSDAWKRVARESDVGAAADAD from the coding sequence ATGCTGTCTTCGCTGCGCGAGCGCGCCCAGGCGGCCCTCTCTGTGTTTCCCAGCCTCCTCGCGTCGCTCGGTCTGCTCGACCAGAAGAAGGGCGAGGAGGCGTTTGACCTAGCCGTTCCCGTGATGGTGACCGGCGGTCTGCGGACGCTCCTTCGCGTTGCGGACTTCCTGATGGTCGGGACGTACGCCGGCGGCGCGGCCATCGCCGCACTCGAGTTCGGCTTCCAGTACTACTTCATCCCGTTCGGCCTCGCGCTCGCACTCACCTCTGGAACCATCAGCGTCGTCTCTCGGTTGCAAGGGGCCGACGACCCCGCGGAGGCCAACTTCGCGATCAAGCAGTCACTGTGGATCGCACTCGCACTCGCAATTCCGATCACCGTCTTCACGCACCTCTACAGCGAGGCGCTCGTCGGCGTCCTCACGAACGATCCGCGAACCATCGAGTTGGGCGGGGCGTACCTCCGCGTCGTGATGTACTCCGTCGCCTTCCGCTTCTGGTCGATGATCGCCGCCCGCGCGCTGGCAGGCTCGGGCGACACGCGCACGCCGATGTACGTCCGTCTCCTCACCCTCCCGACCAACGTCGGTCTCAACGCCGCGCTCATCTTCGGCCTCGGCCCGTTCCCCGAACTGGGCGTCGTCGGCGCGGCGTGGGGGACGTTCGCTGCGACGACGCTCGCGGGCGTCGTCTTCGCGTGGGCGCTGTTGTCGGGTCGCTACTCGGTTCGACTCCCGATCCGGGGCAAGCAGTGGGACACCGACATCGCCCGCGAACTCGTCCGCGTGAGCCTCCCGCTCGCGGGCACGCGCCTATCGCGGACGTTCGGTCGCTTTCCGTTCCTGTTCATCCTCGGCGTCCTCGGCACCGATGTCGTCGCCGCCTACGCCATCGGCCGTCGCGTGATGTTGCTCGCGCTGATGCCGGCGTGGGGGTACTCAACGGCCGCCTCGACGCTCGTCGGGCAGGCGCTCGGTGCTGGTGAGGAGGAGGAGGCCGACGAGTACGGCTGGCAGGCACTTCGACTGGCGCTGGCCACGCAACTGCTCATCGGTGCAGTCATCGTCGTCGCTGCGCGTCCGCTGGCGGCGGCGTTCGGATCGGAGAGCCTCGATCTGACGGTGACGTTCATCCGCGTGTTCGGCCTCGGCGTCGCTGGCTTCGCCGTCGCGCGGACGATGCGCGGGGGGCTTCGCGGCGCGGGCGACACTCGCTGGCCGCTGTACGGCGGCCTCCTCGGCACGTACGCCGTCCGCCTCCCGCTGGCGGTACTCGCGTTGCCCGCGGGCTACGCGGTGACGGTGCTGTCGGGGCCGCTGGCGTCGACGCTCGGTCTCGAGTCCGTCACCGTCTCGCTCCCGGGGATGGGACTGGGACTGGTTGCGGTGTACGCCGCCATCGTCGCGGACCTGTATGCGCGGGCGGTCGTCAACCTCGCTCGCTACTACAGTGACGCGTGGAAGCGCGTCGCCCGCGAGTCCGACGTGGGTGCTGCCGCGGACGCCGATTGA
- a CDS encoding OapC/ArvC family zinc-ribbon domain-containing protein, translating to MPHQCTNCGQTFGDGSKEMLSGCPGCGGNKFQYRPADAVDDADVTSEADATPETSATPEVDAPSRGTAADADTTPSTQTKSTQATTATDAGDAGTGPAPTHPSADAEDGAQASARTDVVSEEELAAAAESDATEPTAADAAVAESSVESDGSETVDPNLDALRQKLNDQFESIRIVSPGQYELNLMELYDREEYIISLREDGRYVIEMPEGWDDR from the coding sequence ATGCCTCACCAGTGTACCAACTGCGGGCAGACGTTCGGTGACGGCTCGAAAGAGATGCTCTCGGGGTGTCCTGGCTGTGGCGGCAACAAGTTCCAATACCGCCCCGCGGATGCCGTCGACGACGCGGACGTGACGTCTGAGGCCGACGCGACGCCCGAAACCAGTGCGACACCAGAAGTCGACGCACCGAGTCGCGGCACCGCCGCCGACGCGGACACGACCCCGTCGACGCAGACGAAATCCACGCAAGCGACGACCGCAACGGATGCCGGAGACGCCGGTACCGGGCCGGCTCCGACCCACCCGTCGGCCGACGCGGAGGACGGCGCACAGGCAAGTGCCCGGACCGACGTGGTCTCGGAGGAGGAACTCGCGGCCGCGGCGGAGTCGGACGCTACAGAACCGACGGCTGCCGACGCCGCGGTCGCGGAGTCGTCTGTGGAGTCGGACGGCTCCGAGACGGTCGACCCCAACCTCGACGCCCTGCGGCAGAAACTCAACGACCAGTTCGAGTCCATCCGCATCGTCAGCCCCGGGCAGTACGAACTCAACCTGATGGAGTTGTACGACCGCGAGGAGTACATCATCTCGCTGCGCGAGGACGGCCGCTACGTCATCGAGATGCCGGAAGGCTGGGACGACCGCTGA
- a CDS encoding DUF2073 domain-containing protein — MPEATTPDDADDGVRLDLISGARMEGLTSMEKIRLILDSVRDGDIVVLEAGLSPEEESKLIEVTMTEISPDDFSGIEIETYPSTHQPNQGLMGRLLGKEEPANKLTVIGPANQIETLHKDEDLISALVSRR; from the coding sequence ATGCCCGAAGCGACCACACCCGACGACGCAGACGACGGGGTCAGACTCGACCTGATCAGCGGCGCTCGGATGGAAGGGCTCACCTCGATGGAGAAGATCCGCCTCATCCTCGACAGCGTCCGCGACGGCGACATCGTCGTCCTCGAAGCGGGACTCTCACCGGAGGAGGAGTCGAAACTCATCGAGGTCACGATGACCGAGATCAGCCCTGACGACTTCTCGGGCATCGAGATCGAGACGTACCCCTCGACGCACCAGCCGAACCAGGGCCTGATGGGCCGCCTCCTCGGGAAAGAGGAGCCGGCGAACAAGCTCACCGTGATCGGCCCAGCCAACCAGATCGAGACGCTGCACAAAGACGAGGACTTGATCAGCGCACTCGTCTCCCGGAGGTAA
- a CDS encoding Era-like GTP-binding protein, with protein MGLLTNLRDSITRVTDRLFADDEPKRIGIYGPPNAGKTTLANRIARDWTGDAVGPESHIPHETRRARRKENVTIERNGKTVTIDIVDTPGVTTKVDYKEFLDHDMEKDDAVKRSREATEGVAEAMHWLREDVDGVIYVLDSSTDPFTQVNTMLIGIIESQDLPVLIFANKTDLDDSDVKRIADAFPQHETVPLSALEGNNMEEVYEKIAEYFG; from the coding sequence ATGGGTCTGCTCACCAATCTCAGGGACAGCATCACACGGGTCACGGATCGGCTCTTCGCCGATGACGAACCCAAACGGATCGGTATCTACGGGCCGCCGAACGCGGGGAAGACGACGCTCGCGAATCGTATCGCTCGCGACTGGACCGGCGACGCCGTCGGGCCGGAGAGTCACATTCCACACGAGACCCGGCGCGCACGTAGAAAGGAGAACGTCACTATCGAACGCAACGGGAAGACCGTCACCATCGACATCGTCGACACGCCCGGTGTAACGACGAAGGTCGACTACAAGGAGTTCCTCGACCACGATATGGAGAAAGACGACGCCGTCAAGCGGTCGCGTGAGGCGACCGAAGGCGTCGCGGAGGCGATGCACTGGCTCCGCGAGGACGTCGACGGCGTCATCTACGTCCTCGACTCGTCGACGGACCCGTTCACGCAGGTCAACACGATGCTCATCGGGATCATCGAGAGCCAGGACCTGCCGGTCCTCATCTTCGCGAACAAGACGGACCTCGACGACTCCGACGTGAAACGTATCGCCGACGCGTTCCCGCAACACGAGACGGTACCGCTGTCGGCGCTCGAGGGGAACAATATGGAAGAAGTGTACGAGAAGATCGCGGAGTACTTCGGATAA